DNA from Thermococcus sp.:
GGATTCCGATGATTGGAGTTCCGGCCATGACAGTCGCCTCAAAGAGGTATGGAAGACTCCTCTTTTCGGATTCCCCCATAAGCTCAGCATAATGAAAAGCCAGCGGTGGCTTGTTGCTCGTAACGACAGCTTTGCCCTCTTTGAGGGCTTCAAGGTGCCATAGGTAAGCGTTCCCGTCGTTGGTTACGTCAATCACAACGTCAGACTCGATTTCCTTTACAGCATCAGAGGGAGAGAAGTTATAGACCTCGTAGTCGTTCGTCCAGGCGGAGAGCCTTCCAAAGTTCTCCTTGACGAGCAGAGCCTCCCTCAGGTCGATTCCCTCGGGGAGCCATACCGTCCCGCTGGTATCGGAAACACTAACGACCCTGAATGACAGGCCGTATTTCTCCCTGAAAAAGCGCTCTTTTTCGAGGAGAACCCTCGCAACGGCCCTTCCAACGTTCCCGAAGCCGAAGAGCTGAACCCTAACTTCCATCTAACCCACCGGAATAGAAAAGGAAGAGGGGCTTAAATCACTTGTTGAGGATTACCTTGATTATGTCCATGTCGCGAACTATTCCAACAAGCTCTCCCTCGCCCTTGATAACGGGCAATTGCTCTATCTCGTACTTCACCATCTTTTGAGCCACTTCGTAAACGCTCATGTGGGGGGTTGCAACGACAACGTTGGGGTTCATTATCTCCTCAACCGGCTTCTTTGGTAACTGGAGCTCAGCCTTCTCGAAGAGTAGCGTCGGGTTGCTTTCAAGAATCCAGTCCTCTTCGCTCGAAACGGACAGTGCACTCTGTTTCATAACCCTAATAATCTCGCTGTCCCTTAAAAGGTCGGTCTCGTCAACCATTCCAATTAAGTTCCCCTCATCGTCTATAACCGGAATCGCCATGGCGTTGCACAAGAGAAGGGCCTTCAGGGCTGCTTTGAGAGGAGTTCCACGCCAGACGACGCTGACGTTTCTCTGGTAGTAGGGCTCGATGCTAATCTCCTTCAGCTTCTCGTTTTTAGAGAGATACCTCCTGACGATGTCCCCAACCGTAAGAATTCCAATGGGCCTGTCCTCGTCATCAACGACCACAACGCGCCTGTAGTCTCTTTCAAGCATTTTCCTGACGGCCTTCTTCAGGTCATCGTTTGCCCTGACAGTTGGAACGTCCCTCTTGACTAGCATTGCCAACTGGTCCTCGTCGGGGTTTATGAGGACGTTTTTGATGCTTATTATTCCGACGAGCTTACCCTCCTTGTTGACAACTGGGAATGAGCGGACGTTGTGCTTTTTGAAGAGCTCAAGGGCGTAATCCCTAGTCGCCGGTAGCTGTATAACCACTGGGTCCTTTGTCATCAGGGTCTTTACCCTCATGTTCTACCACCGCTTAACCTAAAGCGCTGTCCCCCTATTTAAGGTTTTAGAAAAGGAAACGGAAAAAACGTCAGCCGAGTAGGGCCAGGAAAACACCAGCCACCACAGCCGTTCCTATAACGCCGGCAACGTTCGGGCCCATGGCATGCATTAGTATGAAGTTGCCCGGATCCTCCTCACTTGCTAAGCGCTGAACGACCCTGGCTGACATCGGAACAGCTGAAACTCCAGCCGCTCCAATCATCGGGTTTATTCTTCCGCCAGAGAGCTTGCTCATCAGCTTTCCGAAGAGCACTCCTCCGGCAGTGGCGCTTGCAAAGGCAACCACACCAAGGCCGAGAATCATGAGTGTCTGGGGAGTCAAGAAGCTTTCAGCGCGCATCGTGGAACCCACACCAAGGCCCAGGAATATCGTCACAATGTTCATAAGCTCTTCCTGTGCTGCCTTAGTGAGCCTTGGAACAACGCCACTCTCACGGAAGAGGTTGCCCATCATGAGCATGCCTATAAGGGGAGCTGAGCTCGGAACGAGGAGGCCGATGACTATCATGGTAACTATCGGGAAAAGGATTTTCTCGCGCTTTGAGACCGGCCTGAGCTGTTCCATCCTTATCCTTCTCTCCTCGGGGCTTGTTAGGGCCTTTATAATGGGTGGCTGAATTAAGGGGACGAGGCTCATATAGGAGTAAGCGGCGACCGCTGTGGCTCCAAGTATCTCCGGGGCGAGCTTGGTGGTCAGATATATGGTCGTTGGCCCGTCGGCACCGCCTATTATTCCTATTGAAGCCGCCTGGTTGATGTTAAATCCAAGAGCCAGAGCCGTGAGCATGGCAACGAAAACACCCACCTGAGCCGCGGCACCGAGGAGTGCCGTCTTCGGGTCCGCTATCAAAGGCCCGAAATCCGTCATCGCACCGAGGCCGAAGAATATCAGGAGGGGCACTATCTCGGTCTTGATGAGGTAGTGGTAGACTATGTCAAGCAGTCCCGGGTGGGAGCAGATTCCGCCGACAGTTGGACAGTTCGCTATGCCGTTGAGGGGAAGGTTTACGAGAACCGCGGTGATACCTATAGGCAGGAGCAGGAGGGGTTCCATCTCATACCTTATGGCAAGGTAGACGAGCGTTAGACCCACTGCAATCATGATTAGGTTCCCTACCGTGAGGTGGAGCAGACCCATTGTGTTGAGGAAGTCCACGAAGCTGGCCATTTCCCATCACCCGAGCTCAACTAATGGGTCGCCTGTGTTTACGGTGTCGCCTTCTTTGACGTAGATTTTCTTTACAACCCCATCCTTGGGAGCTGGAATCTCATTCTCCATCTTCATGGCCTCAAGAACAACGAGTCCCTGACCGGTTTTAACTTCCTGACCCTCGCTAACAAGAACCTTAAGTATCTTGCCAGGCATTGGGGCAGTGACTGTATTCGGCGAAGCCTGAACAGGAACAGAACTCGGAGCAGGCGTTGATACAGGAGCACTAACGGGAGCAGACGAAGGAGCGCTGACACCCGTTTCAGGAACGCTCGGGAGAGCTATCCCAAGTCCCTCGGCTTTGACTTCATAACTCTTGCCCTCGAAGCTGACCTTGAACTTGTTTCCGGGCAGTTCCTCAACTTCAACTTCGTACTCCCTTCCATCAACGATGACCTTAACCTTCATCTTCACCACTTCCTAATCTCGTAGTTGAAGTTCTCAACCTCCTCCATACCGCTCTGGAGACCGTAAAGGCGCCACGCGTCGGAAACCTTTCTCTTAAAAGGCAGGGGACGGGCAACTTCGGCCTTCTTGGCTAGGTAGGCGAGAATAGATGCCGTGATTATCGCCAGATCCCTCGGCGGGATTTCCTCGGTTTTGATTTCTGGAGTTTTGATTTCTTCAACCTTTTCAACTTCCATGGATTTCTTTCTTTCAGTCATTCCTTTCTCAAAGGCACCAATGGCATACAGAACTAAAGCAAGTATCGTTAGGATTGTAAAGACTACTGTAATTCCTATGACGGTAATCCACCCGCCCTCGATTATCTGGCTCATGCTTCCACCTCACAGGGGTATGTTGCCGTGCTTCTTGGGTGGCAACTTAACGCGCTTGCTCTCAAGGGCCTCAAGTGCCATGATGACCTTGCCCCTGGTCTCGGCCGGGTCTATGACGTCATCAATGTATCCTCTAGCGGCCGCCACGTAGGGGTTGGCGAACTTCTCACGGTACTCGGCTATCTTCTGCTGTCTGACCTCCTCGGGGTTCTCCGCTTGAGCGATTTCCTTCCTGAATATGATGTTGGCCGCTCCCTCCGGACCCATAACCGCTATCTCGGCTGTGGGCCACGCGAAGACGAAGTCGGCTCCAAGGTGCTTGCTTCCCATAGCGAGGTAGGCTCCTCCATAGGCTTTCCTCAGGATTACAGTGACCATCGGGACGGTCGCCTCGGAGTACGCGTAGAGAACCTTGGCGCCGTGTCTTATTATTCCCCTGCTCTCCTGGTCAACGCCCGGTAGATAACCGGGGACGTCAACGAGCGTAACTATTGGTATGTTGAAGGCGTCACAGGTTCTCACAAAGCGCGCAATTTTATCGCTCGAATCTATATCAAGAACGCCCGCGAAATACCTCGGGTTGTTAGCAACTATTCCAACGGTCTGCCCGTTCATCCTTCCAAAGCCAACAACCGCGTTGGGAGCGAAATAGGGCAGAATCTCAAGGAAATCCGGGTTGCCGTTCTCATCTCTGTCAACTATCTCGTAGATGACATCCCTGACGTCATAGGGCTTGTTCGGGTCGTCAGGGACAATTTCATAGAGCCTCTCGCTCTTCCGGAAGGGCAAATCATTAGTCTTAACGCGCGGTGGCTTCTCCATGTTGTTCGATGGCAAATAGCTTATGAGCCTCCTGATTAGGGCAAGAACCTCCTCGTCGCTCTTCCCTATCAGGTGGGCCTGTCCGGCCTTCTGGGCGTGAACCATCGCTCCACCGAGCTGAACTGGGGTAACTTCAACGCCGGTGACTGCTTTGACTACCTGCGGACCGGTGATGAACATGAAGCTCGCGGGGTTGTCAACCATGAGAATGAAGTCCCCTATGGCAGGGCTGTAAACGGCACCACCGGCACAGGGGCCCATTATAGCGGTTATCTGGGGCACAACACCGCTGAGGAGGGTGTTCATCTTGAAAATTTCACCGTAGCCCTTGAGGGCATCAACCCCCTCCTGAATCCTGGCCCCACCGGAGTCGTTGAGGCCTATGACAGGTGCTCCAGCTTCGAGGGCCAGCTCCATGACGCGCTTTATCTTCATCGCGTGCATCTCGCCGAGAGAACCGCCCATCACCGTGAAGTCCTGGGCGTAAACAAAAACAAGCCTGCCGTCAATCGTTCCGTAGCCGGTTATAACTCCATCGGCTGGAAGTTCCTTCTTGTCGAGGCCGAATTCAGTGCCTCTGTGCTTAACGAACATACCGATTTCCACAAAACTTCCGGGGTCGAGGAGCTTCTCAATCCTTTCGCGGGCGGTGAGTTTGCCCTTGGCGTGCTGTTTTTCGACGGCCTTTTCACCGCCCATGGCGAGAATCTTCTCCCTCTTCTCGTAAAGCTCCTTGAGCTTTTCCTCCATGCCCATAAGAGTAACCCCCTTGATTTCTTAGGGGTTGTAGTTTGTAAAGTTTAAAAGGGTTTTTGAGAAGGAAAATTTCACCCAAAAATGGATAATTTGTCCATAAAGGGATAAAAAAAGAAGGAAGACCTCAGAGGTGCTGTATTGGTGTTTCAGCACCACAGGCCTCACATTTGAGGAAGTGGAAGCGCCCACGCTTGATAATCTTGGTATCGGGGCTTCCACAGACCGGACAGATGACGTACTCCTTGAGGTACTTCTTCATCTTGTTGGCTATCAGATACGGAGTAAAGCGTCCCTGGAGGATTACGCGCCTGCCCTCTAGGGTTCCGGCGGTTGCCACCTCACGGAGAATGAACTTCAGGAGGTGGTTCGGATCGCGGTTCATGGCCTCTGCTATGTCCACGAAGTTCTCGATAATCGTCTTGTTGCCCGCTATCGTAACAACTGCCGGAGGAACCTCGAAACGGGACTTGTGGGACTTAACGTTCTCGGGCAACTCCTCGTAAGCCTTATCAAGGAGCTTCTCAAAGTCGTAAAAGTCAATGCTCTCGCTCATGTTCTCACCCCCTCATAGGTTTTCCCTTCGCTTTATAACCTTTGTTAGAGCACCCTGTAGAAGCCGGCCCTCGGTTCGTAGATTCTGCCATCGGCCTTGAGCTCCTCGATTAGCTTCTCCACCTCACGCTTGCTTCCAACTCCAGCCTGCTTGGCCGCTTCGATTACCTTCTCGGCCGGAGCGCCGTAGTCGCCTTCGCTTTCAAGGTTCTTGATGATATCGACCAGCTTCTCTATCTTGTTGAGCTTCTTTGAGCTCTTACCAACCTCAAGGATTGAGACGTCTATGTTGCCCTCCTCATCAACGGCGATGGTTCTCATCATGGCCTCTATGAGCTCTATAGCGGCCCTTGCATCTTCTCTCGTTACAGTCTCGCTCAGGCGCATCCTGGCGTGGGCCTCGCTCAGCCTAATCAGGGCCTCCAGCTGTCTCGCCGTTATCGGTATCGGCTGGACCCCCTCGTCGTCGCTCCTCTTGAGGCCCTTCCTCATCTTCACGTAGTAGCGCTTGATTTCTTCCATCGCCTCCCTGCTCAGAACCGGGTGAACGTTCTTTCTCGCGTAGGCTATATACTTCTTCAGCAGGTCGTAGGGTATCTTCGGCGTTACCACCTCGGCTTCTCCCCTTCTCACCCTGAGGATGTGCTCGGCTATGCTGGCATCTATTTTCTCATCCGGTTCATCGAGCAGGAGGAAGATTAGGTCGAAACGGCTCAACAGGGTGGGTGGAAGGTCGAGCTGTTCTGGCAGGGATTTGTGCCTGTTGAAGCGACCGAACTTTGGATTGGCCGCCGCTATAACCGTTGTCCTCGCGTTGAGCGTCGCTGTAATGCCGGCCTTGGAGATGCTTACGCTTTGTTGTTCTAGTGCTTCATGAATGGCACTTCTGTCACGATCACTCATCTTATCAAATTCATCAATTAACGCTATCCCGCCATCTGCTAACACAAGGACACCAGCTTCCAGGACCCAAGAGCCGGTGAACTCGTCCCTTACCGCTGCCGCCGTAAGCCCCGCGGCCGAACTGCTCTTACCGCTCGTATAAATCGCTCTCGGAGCCAGATTGGCCACGTAGCGGAGA
Protein-coding regions in this window:
- a CDS encoding carboxyl transferase domain-containing protein — encoded protein: MGMEEKLKELYEKREKILAMGGEKAVEKQHAKGKLTARERIEKLLDPGSFVEIGMFVKHRGTEFGLDKKELPADGVITGYGTIDGRLVFVYAQDFTVMGGSLGEMHAMKIKRVMELALEAGAPVIGLNDSGGARIQEGVDALKGYGEIFKMNTLLSGVVPQITAIMGPCAGGAVYSPAIGDFILMVDNPASFMFITGPQVVKAVTGVEVTPVQLGGAMVHAQKAGQAHLIGKSDEEVLALIRRLISYLPSNNMEKPPRVKTNDLPFRKSERLYEIVPDDPNKPYDVRDVIYEIVDRDENGNPDFLEILPYFAPNAVVGFGRMNGQTVGIVANNPRYFAGVLDIDSSDKIARFVRTCDAFNIPIVTLVDVPGYLPGVDQESRGIIRHGAKVLYAYSEATVPMVTVILRKAYGGAYLAMGSKHLGADFVFAWPTAEIAVMGPEGAANIIFRKEIAQAENPEEVRQQKIAEYREKFANPYVAAARGYIDDVIDPAETRGKVIMALEALESKRVKLPPKKHGNIPL
- a CDS encoding OadG family protein; this translates as MSQIIEGGWITVIGITVVFTILTILALVLYAIGAFEKGMTERKKSMEVEKVEEIKTPEIKTEEIPPRDLAIITASILAYLAKKAEVARPLPFKRKVSDAWRLYGLQSGMEEVENFNYEIRKW
- a CDS encoding minichromosome maintenance protein MCM encodes the protein MDREEMISRFAKFLREYVDDEGNEVYINRLKDLLTVTPKRSLAIDWAHLNSFDPELAEELLNNPEEAIASCEDAIQIILREPPLLVERDFKVHARFYNLPNTLLVKELGSEHINRLIQVEGIITRVSEVKPFVEKAVFVCKDCGNEMTRLQRPYENLVKPTKCDACGSRNIELDVEKSRFINFQSFRLQDRPESLKGGQMPRFVDAILLDDLVDTALPGDRVLVTGILRVILEKREKMPIFKKVLEVNHIEQLSKEIEELEISPEDEQKIRELAKRKDIVDAIVDSIAPAIWGHRIVKKGIALALFGGVQRVLPDGTKLRGESHVLLVGDPGVAKSQLLRYVANLAPRAIYTSGKSSSAAGLTAAAVRDEFTGSWVLEAGVLVLADGGIALIDEFDKMSDRDRSAIHEALEQQSVSISKAGITATLNARTTVIAAANPKFGRFNRHKSLPEQLDLPPTLLSRFDLIFLLLDEPDEKIDASIAEHILRVRRGEAEVVTPKIPYDLLKKYIAYARKNVHPVLSREAMEEIKRYYVKMRKGLKRSDDEGVQPIPITARQLEALIRLSEAHARMRLSETVTREDARAAIELIEAMMRTIAVDEEGNIDVSILEVGKSSKKLNKIEKLVDIIKNLESEGDYGAPAEKVIEAAKQAGVGSKREVEKLIEELKADGRIYEPRAGFYRVL
- a CDS encoding CBS domain-containing protein, with amino-acid sequence MRVKTLMTKDPVVIQLPATRDYALELFKKHNVRSFPVVNKEGKLVGIISIKNVLINPDEDQLAMLVKRDVPTVRANDDLKKAVRKMLERDYRRVVVVDDEDRPIGILTVGDIVRRYLSKNEKLKEISIEPYYQRNVSVVWRGTPLKAALKALLLCNAMAIPVIDDEGNLIGMVDETDLLRDSEIIRVMKQSALSVSSEEDWILESNPTLLFEKAELQLPKKPVEEIMNPNVVVATPHMSVYEVAQKMVKYEIEQLPVIKGEGELVGIVRDMDIIKVILNK
- a CDS encoding translation initiation factor IF-2 subunit beta, coding for MSESIDFYDFEKLLDKAYEELPENVKSHKSRFEVPPAVVTIAGNKTIIENFVDIAEAMNRDPNHLLKFILREVATAGTLEGRRVILQGRFTPYLIANKMKKYLKEYVICPVCGSPDTKIIKRGRFHFLKCEACGAETPIQHL
- a CDS encoding sodium ion-translocating decarboxylase subunit beta — protein: MASFVDFLNTMGLLHLTVGNLIMIAVGLTLVYLAIRYEMEPLLLLPIGITAVLVNLPLNGIANCPTVGGICSHPGLLDIVYHYLIKTEIVPLLIFFGLGAMTDFGPLIADPKTALLGAAAQVGVFVAMLTALALGFNINQAASIGIIGGADGPTTIYLTTKLAPEILGATAVAAYSYMSLVPLIQPPIIKALTSPEERRIRMEQLRPVSKREKILFPIVTMIVIGLLVPSSAPLIGMLMMGNLFRESGVVPRLTKAAQEELMNIVTIFLGLGVGSTMRAESFLTPQTLMILGLGVVAFASATAGGVLFGKLMSKLSGGRINPMIGAAGVSAVPMSARVVQRLASEEDPGNFILMHAMGPNVAGVIGTAVVAGVFLALLG
- a CDS encoding acetyl-CoA carboxylase biotin carboxyl carrier protein subunit, with translation MKVKVIVDGREYEVEVEELPGNKFKVSFEGKSYEVKAEGLGIALPSVPETGVSAPSSAPVSAPVSTPAPSSVPVQASPNTVTAPMPGKILKVLVSEGQEVKTGQGLVVLEAMKMENEIPAPKDGVVKKIYVKEGDTVNTGDPLVELG